The Phyllopteryx taeniolatus isolate TA_2022b chromosome 7, UOR_Ptae_1.2, whole genome shotgun sequence genome has a segment encoding these proteins:
- the lrrc39 gene encoding leucine-rich repeat-containing protein 39, which yields MAEGVVLRHHTAAILASGSVNSLKTLWETKIQKIQDNREKQSRRPRSRLGAAAAGVWEERHTLARLRDKLKTQDGRLVLRLEHEEWKALPGCLVRLSQIQEWHIHRTGLQKIPNFVSCFRDLLVLDLSRNGVKEIPKEIGGLKRLRELLLSYNRVLFVPEELGDCESLERLELAMNRDLDQLPDKLCQLRRLDRLDLSMNAFGAVPPCLLRMPALEWLDMAGNRLRALPRDIHRMEKLHALWLQRNQLEKVPENISRMPRLDTLVLSSNRLMDIPPVMEDMANLRFVNFRDNPLAPEMATTDDGDDREMFGREFMLTYIREARKRAHAALNVHALSHA from the exons ATGGCTGAGGGCGTCGTGCTGCGACATCACACGGCAGCCATTTTAGCGAGCGGCTCGGTCAATTCCCTGAAAACTTTGTGGGAAACCAAGATCCAGAAAATCCAGGACAACCGGGAGAAGCAGAGCAGGAGGCCGCGCAGCAG GTTGGGCGCAGCGGCAGCGGGCGTTTGGGAGGAGCGCCACACTCTCGCTCGCCTCAGAGACAAACTGAAGACACAAGATGGACGCCTGGTTCTGCGCCTGGAGCACGAGGAGTGGAAG GCGCTGCCGGGCTGCCTGGTCCGGCTGAGTCAGATCCAGGAGTGGCACATCCACCGGACCGGACTGCAGAAGATCCCCAACTTCGTCTCCTGCTTCCGCGATCTCCTGGTCCTGGATCTGTCGCGGAACGGGGTGAAAGAGATCCCCAAAGAAATCG GCGGGTTGAAGCGACTCCGAGAACTTTTGCTCAGCTACAACAGAGTCCTCTTTGTTCCGGAGGAGCTCGGAGACTGCGAGAGTCTGGAGAGGCTGGAACTCGCCATGAACCGAGACCTGGACCAGCTTCCGGACAAG CTGTGCCAGCTGAGGCGTCTGGATCGTCTGGACCTGTCCATGAACGCGTTCGGCGCCGTCCCGCCGTGCCTGCTGCGCATGCCGGCGCTGGAGTGGCTGGACATGGCGGGGAACCGGCTGCGCGCCCTACCCCGAGACATCCACAG GATGGAGAAGCTGCACGCGCTGTGGCTGCAGAGGAACCAGCTGGAGAAAGTTCCAGAGAACATCAGCAGGATGCCCCGCCTGGACACGCTGGTCCTGAGCAGCAACCGACTGATGGACATCCCCCCCGTCATGGAGGACATGGCCAACCTCAG GTTCGTCAACTTCCGGGACAACCCGTTGGCGCCGGAGATGGCCACAACTGACGACGGCGACGACCGCGAGATGTTCGGACGAGAATTCATGCTGACGTACATCCGGGAGGCTCGGAAGAGAGCGCATGCCGCGCTTAACGTGCACGCGCTCTCTCACGCGTGA
- the trmt13 gene encoding LOW QUALITY PROTEIN: tRNA:m(4)X modification enzyme TRM13 homolog (The sequence of the model RefSeq protein was modified relative to this genomic sequence to represent the inferred CDS: inserted 4 bases in 2 codons) codes for MVNFSAMKKEASTVEVLKGDSWLQLSKSRLGSVLVYYVENINAGSADQNGQTLPQVSLCERSATQLRHLLDTLNTAAKGLPFQLEEHFVSHAVFQEEANNPKNGDSAHKHLKQQSSILGHLEALGLLGXAEFGAGRGKLSHWIHRALREQTPPQPARERLQMLLVERSSTRFKVDGKHQDADVEFARLQIDIQHLDLSKVPLLGRQLPLVCVGKHLCRAATDLALRCLFRTLSTHRQXKRARRENATKRRVTLQRETHPRSRPARGPAEQGPCGSSDPRGSFGPSPVLGLAVALSCHHRCEWRHYVGQKFFSDLGLGPTEFSSFCRMSSWATCGLRAASDQRADEEHEPLMAEETDVAPGFLSPGKRERIGRRCKLLIDAGRIEFLRSKGFCGRLTRYVSAQVTLENVLMTATPAGSSSAASDVYS; via the exons ATGGTCAACTTCAGTGCAATGAA AAAGGAAGCTTCCACAGTGGAAGTCCTGAAAGGAGATTCCTGGTTGCAGCTGTCCAAGTCCAGGCTGGGTAGTGTTTTG GTTTATTACGTAGAAAACATCAACGCTGGCTCCGCTGACCAAAATGGGCAGACGCTCCCACAG GTGAGTTTGTGTGAGCGTAGCGCCACTCAGTTAAGACACCTGCTGGACACGCTCAACACTGCTGCAAAAG GTCTGCCGTTCCAGTTGGAGGAACACTTTGTGTCACACGCAGTTTTCCAGGAGGAAGCGAATAACCCGAAGAACGGAGATTCGGCCCACAAACACCTGAAGCAGCAG TCCTCCATCTTGGGCCACCTGGAGGCGCTGGGGCTGCTGGG CGCGGAGTTCGGGGCGGGTCGAGGGAAGCTGTCGCACTGGATCCACCGAGCCCTGCGGGAGCAGACCCCGCCGCAGCCGGCCAGAGAACGTCTGCAGATGCTGCTGGTGGAGCGAAGCAGCACCCGATTCAAG GTGGACGGAAAACATCAGGACGCCGACGTGGAGTTCGCCAGGCTGCAGATTGACATTCAGCATCTTGATTTGA GTAAAGTCCCGCTGCTGGGACGCCAGCTGCCGCTCGTCTGCGTCGGGAAGCATTTATGCAGAGCGGCGACAG ATTTGGCTCTTCGCTGTTTGTTCCGAACATTGTCGACGCATCGACA CAAGCGGGCCCGGCGAGAAAATGCCACAAAGCGTCGCGTGACTCTGCAGCGGGAGACGCACCCGAGATCCCGCCCTGCCCGCGGACCTGCCGAGCAAGGTCCTTGCGGATCCTCCGATCCCCGCGGGTCCTTTGGTCCTTCTCCGGTTCTGGGCCTGGCGGTGGCACTGTCCTGTCACCATCGTTGCGAGTGGCGTCACTATGTGGGTCAGAAATTCTTCTCTGATCTGGGTCTGGGTCCCACCGAATTCTCGAGCTTCTGCCGCATGTCCAGCTGGGCCACGTGCGGCCTGCGAGCGGCATCTGATCAGAGAGCGGATGAAGAACACGAACCGCTGATGGCGGAGGAGACGGACGTCGCGCCGGG ATTTCTGTCGCCGGGCAAGCGCGAGCGGATCGGACGCCGCTGCAAACTTCTGATCGACGCCGGTAGAATCGAGTTCCTGCGCAGCAAAGGATTCTGCGGACGGCTGACGCGTTACGTCAGCGCTCAGGTGACCCTGGAGAACGTCCTGATGACAGCCACACCTGCCGGCTCTTCTTCTGCCGCTTCCGATGTTTACTCGTAA
- the LOC133481199 gene encoding microtubule-associated protein 1S-like: MKLAREFCSNGRLTDSDHNLQRDFGPGLNGSCILGSEKGVHGTSELSADCPHDGDLDVPHDVDLCLVSPCEFQHQKIKPVENRQQFVVSDQSSQDQGSSTSQETPHTSVGDSLLMALDSDVPPAIEDFPSLVMDSDDDSSSPLYPGHPGVTLSLRPGPHSSPDPTSAPVKDFPPLPPQPEACMADVDASSKNQKTSVSKTKKTAGTLQRDTSGSLSIQNIKSKASSTAALKSAPALDTKVSARISLGGSRSASAKPSVSVTKTSEASAVHVDLAYLPSGSASSTINSDLFRRLRSSYYVVSGEERIKVAVMRSILDALLDGKSSWPDTQVTLIPTFDSVAMHERYQDTHEQQSQLSITVLGSNSTVAMQDETFPACKVEF, translated from the exons ATGAAATTGGCAAGGGAATTCTGCTCAAACGGACGTTTGACTGACTCTGATCACAATCTGCAGCGGGACTTTGGCCCGGGGCTCAATGGTAGTTGTATACTTGGATCGGAGAAAGGTGTTCACGGCACGTCAGAGCTCAGCGCAGACTGTCCTCACGATGGTGATCTTGATGTTCCTCATGATGTTGATCTGTGCTTGGTGTCGCCTTGCGAGTTCCAGCACCAAAAGATCAAACCAGTAGAGAACCGGCAGCAGTTTGTGGTCTCTGATCAGTCCTCCCAGGACCAAGGCAGCAGCACAAGCCAGGAAACCCCACACACATCAGTTGGCGACTCACTCCTCATGGCCCTGGACTCTGATGTCCCACCCGCTATAGAAGATTTCCCTTCCTTGGTCATGGACTCTGACGATGACTCGAGTAGTCCCCTCTATCCGGGACATCCCGGCGTGACCCTCTCCCTCAGGCCAGGTCCGCATTCCTCCCCTGACCCGACATCAGCCCCGGTCAAGGACTTTCCACCGTTACCACCGCAACCAGAAGCTTGCATGGCAGACGTCGATGCCTCAAGCAAGAACCAAAAGACTTCAGttagcaagacaaaaaaaacagcgggAACCTTGCAAAGGGATACTTCTGGAAGCCTATCTATCCAGAACATCAAGTCCAAGGCCAGCAGCACCGCAGCACTTAAATCGGCCCCCGCCCTTGACACTAAAGTATCCGCCCGGATTTCACTGGGTGGATCGAGAAGTGCAAGTGCCAAACCTTCGGTGTCAG TGACCAAAACCTCTGAGGCCTCTGCTGTCCACGTGGACCTGGCTTACCTGCCGTCCGGGTCTGCCTCGTCCACCATCAACTCGGACTTGTTCCGACGCCTTCGCTCCTCCTATTACGTGGTGAGCGGCGAGGAGCGCATTAAGGTGGCGGTCATGAGAAGCATCCTGGACGCTCTGCTGGACGGGAAGAGCAGCTGGCCAGACACTCAG GTCACGCTCATCCCGACGTTCGATTCCGTGGCCATGCACGAGCGGTACCAAGACACCCACGAGCAGCAGAGCCAGCTGTCAATCACCGTGTTGGGGAGCAACAGCACCGTGGCCATGCAGGACGAAACCTTCCCCGCCTGCAAGGTGGAGTTCTGA